The following are encoded in a window of Lampris incognitus isolate fLamInc1 chromosome 15, fLamInc1.hap2, whole genome shotgun sequence genomic DNA:
- the LOC130124897 gene encoding putative per-hexamer repeat protein 5 yields the protein MATAAPANGQAHTHTRWSRAPCHSTVHKGGGRLQSAQTEEVTQLVAEVGSDKILQDHETRVWISVLRVVMCTGLGWDTDTSTGLGRDTDTSTGLGRDTDTSTGLGRDTDTSTDLGRDTDTRTDLGRDTDTRTDLGRDTDTRTDLGRDTDTSTDLGRDTDTRTGLGWDTDTSTGLGRDTDTSTDLGWDTDTSTDLGRDTDTSTDLGRDTDTSTGLGRDTDTRTGLGRDTDTSTGLGTGLGWDTDTSTDLGRDTDTSTDLGRDTDTSTDLGRDTDTSTDPGWDTDTSTDLGRDTDTSTDPGWDTDTRTGLGRDTDNRTGLGWDTDTSTDLGRDTDNRTGLGWDTDTSTDLGRDTDTRTGLGRDTDTSTDLGRDTDTSTGLGRDTDTSTDPGWDTDTSTGLGRDTDTSTGLGRDTDTSTGLGWDTDTSTDLGRDTDTSTGLGRDTDTSTGLGWDTDTSTDLGRDTDTSTDPGWDTDTRTGPGRDTDNRTGLGWDTDTSTDLGWDTDTRTGLGRDTDNRTGLGWDTDNRTGLGRDTDTSTDLGRDTDNRTGLGWDTDNRTGLGRDTDTSTDLGWDTDTSTGLGRDTDTSTDPGWDTDTSTDLGRDTDTSTGLGWDTDTSTDLGRDTDTSTDPGWDTDTSTDLGWDTDTSTDLGRDTDTSTDLGRDTDTSTDPGRDTDTSTDPGWDTDTRTGLGRDTDTRTGLGWDTDTSTDPGWDTDTRTGLGRDTDTSTGLGRDTDTRTGLGRDTDTSTGLGRDTDTSTDLGRDTDTRTGLGVGHGHQDRPGAGHGHQDRPWGGTRTPGQAWGGTRTPGQAWGGTRTPGQALGWDTDTSTGLGRDTDTSTDLGRDTDTSTGLGRDTDTRTDLGRDTDTRTGLGRDMDTRTDLGWDTDTSTDLGRDTDTRTDLGRDTDTRTDLGRDTDTRTDLGWDTDTRTDLGWDTDTSHNAR from the exons atggccactgcagCTCCAGCCAATGGCCAGGCCCATACCCACACTCGCTGGTCCCGGGCGCCGTGCCACTCCACTGTCCACAAGGGtgggggacgcctgcagtcagcccagaccgaagaggtcacccAG TTGGTGGCTGAGGTTGGCTCGGATAAAATCCTCCAGGATCATGAGACGAGAGTCTGGATTTCTGTGCTCCGTGTTGTTATGTG cacaggcctggggtgggacacGGACACCAGCACAGGCCTGGGGCGGGACACGGACACCAGCACAGGCCTGGGGCGGGACACGGACACCAGCACAGGCCTGGGGCGGGACACGGACACCAGCACAGACCTGGGGCGGGACACAGACACCAGGACAGACCTGGGGCGGGACACGGACACCAGGACAGACCTGGGGCGGGACACAGACACCAGGACAGACCTGGGGCGGGACACAGACACCAGCACAGACCTGGGGCGGGACACAGACACCaggacaggcctggggtgggacacGGACACCAGCACAGGCCTGGGGCGGGACACGGACACCAGCACAGACCTGGGGTGGGACACAGACACCAGCACAGACCTGGGGCGGGACACAGACACCAGCACAGACCTGGGGCGGGACACAGACACCAGCACAGGCCTGGGGCGGGACACGGACACCAGGACAGGCCTGGGGCGGGACACAGACAccagcacaggcctggg cacaggcctggggtgggacacGGACACCAGCACAGACCTGGGGCGGGACACAGACACCAGCACAGACCTGGGGCGGGACACGGACACCAGCACAGACCTGGGGCGGGACACAGACACCAGCACAGACCCGGGGTGGGACACGGACACCAGCACAGACCTGGGGCGGGACACGGACACCAGCACAGACCCGGGGTGGGACACGGACACCAGGACAGGCCTGGGGCGGGACACGGACAACaggacaggcctggggtgggacacGGACACCAGCACAGACCTGGGGCGGGACACGGACAACaggacaggcctggggtgggacacGGACACCAGCACAGACCTGGGGCGGGACACGGACACCAGGACAGGCCTGGGGCGGGACACGGACACCAGCACAGACCTGGGGCGGGACACAGACACCAGCACAGGCCTGGGGCGGGACACGGACACCAGCACAGACCCGGGGTGGGACACGGACACCAGCACAGGCCTGGGGCGGGACACAGACACCAGCACAGGCCTGGGGCGGGACACGGACAccagcacaggcctggggtgggacacGGACACCAGCACAGACCTGGGGCGGGACACAGACACCAGCACAGGCCTGGGGCGGGACACGGACAccagcacaggcctggggtgggacacGGACACCAGCACAGACCTGGGGCGGGACACAGACACCAGCACAGACCCGGGGTGGGACACGGACACCAGGACAGGCCCGGGGCGGGACACGGACAACaggacaggcctggggtgggacacGGACACCAGCACAGACCTGGGGTGGGACACGGACACCAGGACAGGCCTGGGGCGGGACACGGACAACaggacaggcctggggtgggacacGGACAACAGGACAGGCCTGGGGCGGGACACGGACACCAGCACAGACCTGGGGCGGGACACGGACAACaggacaggcctggggtgggacacGGACAACAGGACAGGCCTGGGGCGGGACACGGACACCAGCACAGACCTGGGGTGGGACACGGACACCAGCACAGGCCTGGGGCGGGACACAGACACCAGCACAGACCCGGGGTGGGACACGGACACCAGCACAGACCTGGGGCGGGACACGGACAccagcacaggcctggggtgggacacGGACACCAGCACAGACCTGGGGCGGGACACGGACACCAGCACAGACCCGGGGTGGGACACGGACACCAGCACAGACCTGGGGTGGGACACGGACACCAGCACAGACCTGGGGCGGGACACGGACACCAGCACAGACCTGGGGCGGGACACGGACACCAGCACAGACCCGGGGCGGGACACAGACACCAGCACAGACCCGGGGTGGGACACAGACACCAGGACAGGCCTGGGGCGGGACACAGACACCaggacaggcctggggtgggacacAGACACCAGCACAGACCCGGGGTGGGACACAGACACCAGGACAGGCCTGGGGCGGGACACAGACACCAGCACAGGCCTGGGGCGGGACACGGACACCAGGACAGGCCTGGGGCGGGACACGGACACCAGCACAGGCCTGGGGCGGGACACGGACACCAGCACAGACCTGGGGCGGGACACGGACACCAGGACAGGCCTTGGGGTGGGACACGGACACCAGGACAGGCCTGGGGCGGGACACGGACACCAGGACAGGCCTTGGGGTGGGACACGGACACCAGGACAGGCCTGGGGCGGGACACGGACACCAGGACAGGCCTGGGGCGGGACACGGACACCAGGACAGGCCTTGGGGTGGGACACAGACACCAGCACAGGCCTGGGGCGGGACACGGACACCAGCACAGACCTGGGACGGGACACGGACACCAGCACAGGCCTGGGGCGGGACACAGACACCAGGACAGACCTGGGGCGGGACACAGACACCAGGACAGGCCTGGGGCGGGACATGGACACCAGGACAGACCTGGGGTGGGACACGGACACCAGCACAGACCTGGGGCGGGACACGGACACCAGGACAGACCTGGGGCGGGACACAGACACCAGGACAGACCTGGGGCGGGACACAGACACCAGGACAGACCTGGGGTGGGACACGGACACCAGGACAGACCTGGGGTGGGACACAGACACCAGCCACAATGCAAGATGA
- the adat2 gene encoding tRNA-specific adenosine deaminase 2 isoform X1: MFSPCLRGFPPGAPVSSHSPKTLGTKKLLGRCRCRVAMTTERGGFHPADEEIQRWMASAFEMAGDALENGEVPVGCLMVYSGEVVGRGRNEVNESKNATRHAEMVALDQLMDWCRHRNLELKGVCERTVLYVTVEPCIMCAGALRLLNIPVVVYGCGNERFGGCGSVLDISAAHLPHTGTTFKCVPGYRAEEAVEMLKTFYKQENPNAPKPKTRKE, translated from the exons atgttctccccgtgtctgcgtgggtttcctccgggtgctccagtttcctcccacagtccaaagacat TGGGAACAAAAAAGCTACTGGGACGGTGTCGCTGTAGAGTCGCTATGACGACGGAGAGGGGAGGTTTTCATCCAGCCGATGAGGAAATTCAGCGGTGGATGGCCAGTGCATTTGAGATG GCTGGAGATGCTCTGGAGAACGGAGAGGTGCCCGTGGGTTGTCTCATGGTCTACAGCGGCGAGGTCGTGGGCAGGGGAAGAAATGAAGTCAACGAGAGCAAAAAT GCTACTCGCCACGCAGAGATGGTGGCCCTGGACCAGCTGATGGATTGGTGTCGTCATAGAAACCTAGAGCTGAAGGGCGTGTGTGAGCGAACGGTTCTTTACGTCACCGTGGAGCCGTGCATCATGTGTGCCGGAGCTCTGCGCCTGCTCA ATATCCCAGTTGTTGTTTATGGTTGTGGGAACGAGAGGTTTGGAGGTTGTGGTTCTGTGTTGGACATTTCAGCCGCTCATTTACCCCATACTGGAACCACCTTTAAG TGTGTGCCGGGTTACAGAGCAGAGGAAGCTGTGGAGATGCTGAAGACGTTTTACAAACAGGAGAACCCAAACG CTCCCAAGCCCAAGACGAGGAAAGAATGA
- the adat2 gene encoding tRNA-specific adenosine deaminase 2 isoform X3 produces MGTKKLLGRCRCRVAMTTERGGFHPADEEIQRWMASAFEMAGDALENGEVPVGCLMVYSGEVVGRGRNEVNESKNATRHAEMVALDQLMDWCRHRNLELKGVCERTVLYVTVEPCIMCAGALRLLNIPVVVYGCGNERFGGCGSVLDISAAHLPHTGTTFKCVPGYRAEEAVEMLKTFYKQENPNAPKPKTRKE; encoded by the exons a TGGGAACAAAAAAGCTACTGGGACGGTGTCGCTGTAGAGTCGCTATGACGACGGAGAGGGGAGGTTTTCATCCAGCCGATGAGGAAATTCAGCGGTGGATGGCCAGTGCATTTGAGATG GCTGGAGATGCTCTGGAGAACGGAGAGGTGCCCGTGGGTTGTCTCATGGTCTACAGCGGCGAGGTCGTGGGCAGGGGAAGAAATGAAGTCAACGAGAGCAAAAAT GCTACTCGCCACGCAGAGATGGTGGCCCTGGACCAGCTGATGGATTGGTGTCGTCATAGAAACCTAGAGCTGAAGGGCGTGTGTGAGCGAACGGTTCTTTACGTCACCGTGGAGCCGTGCATCATGTGTGCCGGAGCTCTGCGCCTGCTCA ATATCCCAGTTGTTGTTTATGGTTGTGGGAACGAGAGGTTTGGAGGTTGTGGTTCTGTGTTGGACATTTCAGCCGCTCATTTACCCCATACTGGAACCACCTTTAAG TGTGTGCCGGGTTACAGAGCAGAGGAAGCTGTGGAGATGCTGAAGACGTTTTACAAACAGGAGAACCCAAACG CTCCCAAGCCCAAGACGAGGAAAGAATGA
- the adat2 gene encoding tRNA-specific adenosine deaminase 2 isoform X4 has product MFSPCLRGFPPGAPVSSHSPKTLGTKKLLGRCRCRVAMTTERGGFHPADEEIQRWMASAFEMATRHAEMVALDQLMDWCRHRNLELKGVCERTVLYVTVEPCIMCAGALRLLNIPVVVYGCGNERFGGCGSVLDISAAHLPHTGTTFKCVPGYRAEEAVEMLKTFYKQENPNAPKPKTRKE; this is encoded by the exons atgttctccccgtgtctgcgtgggtttcctccgggtgctccagtttcctcccacagtccaaagacat TGGGAACAAAAAAGCTACTGGGACGGTGTCGCTGTAGAGTCGCTATGACGACGGAGAGGGGAGGTTTTCATCCAGCCGATGAGGAAATTCAGCGGTGGATGGCCAGTGCATTTGAGATG GCTACTCGCCACGCAGAGATGGTGGCCCTGGACCAGCTGATGGATTGGTGTCGTCATAGAAACCTAGAGCTGAAGGGCGTGTGTGAGCGAACGGTTCTTTACGTCACCGTGGAGCCGTGCATCATGTGTGCCGGAGCTCTGCGCCTGCTCA ATATCCCAGTTGTTGTTTATGGTTGTGGGAACGAGAGGTTTGGAGGTTGTGGTTCTGTGTTGGACATTTCAGCCGCTCATTTACCCCATACTGGAACCACCTTTAAG TGTGTGCCGGGTTACAGAGCAGAGGAAGCTGTGGAGATGCTGAAGACGTTTTACAAACAGGAGAACCCAAACG CTCCCAAGCCCAAGACGAGGAAAGAATGA
- the adat2 gene encoding tRNA-specific adenosine deaminase 2 isoform X5 — protein sequence MTTERGGFHPADEEIQRWMASAFEMAGDALENGEVPVGCLMVYSGEVVGRGRNEVNESKNATRHAEMVALDQLMDWCRHRNLELKGVCERTVLYVTVEPCIMCAGALRLLNIPVVVYGCGNERFGGCGSVLDISAAHLPHTGTTFKCVPGYRAEEAVEMLKTFYKQENPNAPKPKTRKE from the exons ATGACGACGGAGAGGGGAGGTTTTCATCCAGCCGATGAGGAAATTCAGCGGTGGATGGCCAGTGCATTTGAGATG GCTGGAGATGCTCTGGAGAACGGAGAGGTGCCCGTGGGTTGTCTCATGGTCTACAGCGGCGAGGTCGTGGGCAGGGGAAGAAATGAAGTCAACGAGAGCAAAAAT GCTACTCGCCACGCAGAGATGGTGGCCCTGGACCAGCTGATGGATTGGTGTCGTCATAGAAACCTAGAGCTGAAGGGCGTGTGTGAGCGAACGGTTCTTTACGTCACCGTGGAGCCGTGCATCATGTGTGCCGGAGCTCTGCGCCTGCTCA ATATCCCAGTTGTTGTTTATGGTTGTGGGAACGAGAGGTTTGGAGGTTGTGGTTCTGTGTTGGACATTTCAGCCGCTCATTTACCCCATACTGGAACCACCTTTAAG TGTGTGCCGGGTTACAGAGCAGAGGAAGCTGTGGAGATGCTGAAGACGTTTTACAAACAGGAGAACCCAAACG CTCCCAAGCCCAAGACGAGGAAAGAATGA
- the adat2 gene encoding tRNA-specific adenosine deaminase 2 isoform X2, whose amino-acid sequence MLMAEPRCGHVSGAMGTKKLLGRCRCRVAMTTERGGFHPADEEIQRWMASAFEMAGDALENGEVPVGCLMVYSGEVVGRGRNEVNESKNATRHAEMVALDQLMDWCRHRNLELKGVCERTVLYVTVEPCIMCAGALRLLNIPVVVYGCGNERFGGCGSVLDISAAHLPHTGTTFKCVPGYRAEEAVEMLKTFYKQENPNAPKPKTRKE is encoded by the exons ATGCTAATGGCGGAGCCGAGGTGTGGTCACGTCTCCGGCGCAA TGGGAACAAAAAAGCTACTGGGACGGTGTCGCTGTAGAGTCGCTATGACGACGGAGAGGGGAGGTTTTCATCCAGCCGATGAGGAAATTCAGCGGTGGATGGCCAGTGCATTTGAGATG GCTGGAGATGCTCTGGAGAACGGAGAGGTGCCCGTGGGTTGTCTCATGGTCTACAGCGGCGAGGTCGTGGGCAGGGGAAGAAATGAAGTCAACGAGAGCAAAAAT GCTACTCGCCACGCAGAGATGGTGGCCCTGGACCAGCTGATGGATTGGTGTCGTCATAGAAACCTAGAGCTGAAGGGCGTGTGTGAGCGAACGGTTCTTTACGTCACCGTGGAGCCGTGCATCATGTGTGCCGGAGCTCTGCGCCTGCTCA ATATCCCAGTTGTTGTTTATGGTTGTGGGAACGAGAGGTTTGGAGGTTGTGGTTCTGTGTTGGACATTTCAGCCGCTCATTTACCCCATACTGGAACCACCTTTAAG TGTGTGCCGGGTTACAGAGCAGAGGAAGCTGTGGAGATGCTGAAGACGTTTTACAAACAGGAGAACCCAAACG CTCCCAAGCCCAAGACGAGGAAAGAATGA